CGGCGGTGATGCGCAGCACCGTCTCGGGCAGGAGACGCATGACGGCGGCGGCCGTCACCGACTTGCCCGAGCCGGACTCGCCGACCACGCAGACGATCTGGCGGCGATGGACCTCGAGCGAGAGCCCGTGCACCGCATGGGTGCGGTCGAGCCCTTCGGGAAGCGCGACGCTCAGGTTTTCGATGCGCAGGATCGGCTCTGACGCGGTCATGACGAGACTTTCGCGGCGCGGGAGAGACGCGGATCGAGCCGGTCGCGCAGGCCATCGCCAAGCAGGTTGACGGCCATGACGGTGACCGCGAGGAACAGCCCCGGCGCGATGATCGTCCACGGCGCACGCTGGAACACCGCGCGCCCCTCGGCCAGGACATTGCCCCAGCTCGGCAGGTCCGGCGGGAAGCCGACGCCGAGGAAGCCGAGCACGGCTTCCGACAGGATCGCCGCCGCAAACATGTAGGTCGTCTGCACGATCAGCGGCGCGATGCAGCTCGGCAGGATGTGGCGGACGAGCACGCGCAGCGGCGGAATGCCGAGGCCCTCGGCCGCGCGCACATAGGCTTCCTCGCGCACGCTGAGCACCACGCTGCGCACCAGCCGCGTCACGCGCGGGATCTCGGCGAAGGTGATCGCGGCGACGATGGTCACGAGGCTCGGTCCGACCAGCGACACCAGCGCCACGGCGAACAGGATGCCGGGAATGGCCATGATGCCGTCCATGATCCGCATGACGATCGGATCGAGCCAGCGCAGATAGCCGGTCAGGAGCCCCACCACGGTGCCGATCGCGGCGCCCGCCAGCGCCGCCAGCAGGCCGACCAGCAGCGAGATCCGGCCGCCATGCAGCACGAGCGCGAAGACGTCGCGGCCGAGCGCATCGGTGCCGAACCAGAAGTCGGCGCCCGGCGGCCTGAGCCGCTGGCGCGGACGGATCAGCAGCGCGTCGTCGCCCGTGATCGGCGCCGCGAAGACGGCCGAGAGCACGATCGCGATCAGCAGCACGCCGCTGAACAGGGCGACGCGGTTCGCCAGCAGCGCCTCGACGAGCGGGCTGCGGCGCGCGCGGGATAGGGTGCGTTCCGTGACCGACATGACCGGCCTCAATACCGGATGCGCGGATCGACGATCACATAGGCGATGTCGATCATGAGGTTCACGCCGACATAGATCAGCGCGAAGAAGAGCATCAGGCCCTGAACCACCGGATAGTCGCGGGCGAGGATCGCGTCGATGGTCAGGCGGCCGACGCCGGGAATGTTGAAGACGCTTTCGGTCACCACCACGCCGCTGATCAGGAGGGCGATGCCGAGCCCGATCACCGTGATGATCGGCACGGCGGCATTCGGCAGCGCGTGGCGCCAGAGCACGCGGCGCTCGATATTGCCCTTGGCCCGCGCCGTGCGCACGAAATCCTCGCCGAGCACTTCGAGCAGGCTGGAGCGGGTGACCCGGGCGATCAGCGCCATGAAGACGAGGGCGAGCGTCAGCGAAGGCAAGGCGAGATGACGCAGCGCTGCGAGCGGATCCTCGAACGGGCTGACATAGCCCTGGACCGGGAAGATGTCGGCCTTCACCGCCAGCAGCAGGATCAGGATGTAGCCGATGACGAAGGCCGGCACCGAAAAGCCGACCACCGACAGCATCATCACCGCCCGGTCGACCCAGCTGTTGTGCCGCCAGGCGGCGATCGCGCCGAGCGGCACGGCGACGAGCACGGTGATCAGGATCGCGCTCGCCGCCAGCACCAGCGTCGGCTCCAGCCGGTCGAAGATCAGGCTGAGCACGGGGATCTTCGACAGGATGGACATGCCGAGATGGCCGCGCGCGATCTCGCTGAGCCAGGCGAGATATTGCACGGCGAGCGGCCGGTCGAGGCCCATATCGGTGCGGATGCGCGCCAGGGCCTCGGGCCCGGCCGTCTCGCCGGCAATGACGAGCGCGGGATCGCCCGGGCTCAGGCGAAGCAGGAGGAAGACGATGGTGGCGACGACCAGCATGACCGGCACAGCCATCGCGATCCTGAGCGCGATCAGCCTCAGCATCAGACCTTGTCCACGCCCCAGGTGACCATGACCGGCGACGGCACGTAGCCGGAGACGTTGGAGCGGAAGGCCTCGTAGTCGAAATAGGTGCCGAGCGGGATGTAGAAGACGAGCTCGTAGGCGCGCTTCTGCATGGCCTCGACGATCGCCTTCTGCCGCTCCGGATCGGTCTCGCGCTGGTAGCGGTCCTTCAGGGCCTCCGTTTCCGGATCGTCGACGAAACCGGTATAGGCGCCCCTGCCCCGCGCATCGAAATTGAGATTGCCGAGCGGTGAGATCAGGTCGATCCGGTCGAACACCGCATGGGCCAGGTTCCAGCCGCCTTCGGCGACCGGATCGGTCTTGGCGCGCCTCGCCAGGAATGCGCTCCATTCCATGGTCTGGATATCGGCGGGCATGCCGATCTGGCGCAGGAGTTGCTGGGTCAGCGGCGCCAGCGGCGCGAAGGAGGCGATGTCGCCCGGCGTGATGATGACGATCCTCTCGCCCTTGTAGCCGGCCTCCTGCAGTAGCGCCTTCGCCTTGGCGATATTGGGCTTGCCGGTATCGGGAAAGCCGACGGCGGTTTCCAGCGGCGTGCCGCAGCCGAAGAAGGCCGGGCAGATCTGATAGGATTCCGGGTCGCCGATCGAGGCGTCCATATAGTCCTGCTGGGTGACGACCGCCTGCACCGCCTGGCGCACCTTCACATTGTTGAACGGCGGCTGCGCCCAGTTGAAGCGGATGGTCGAGGCATTGGGCCCGGGCCGGCGGCGGATCACCACGTCCCGGTTGCCCTGCAGCAGCGAACGCTGGTCGGCGTTCAGGTTTTCCAGAAGGTCGATCTCGCCCTTGGCGAGCGCGTTGATCGCCGTCTGCTTGCTCGGAAACCAGACGACCTCGACGCGGTCGACCTTGACCTGCTTGCCGCCGGCCAGGCCATCGGGCGGCTCGGCGCGCGGGACATATTTCTCGAAGCGCTCATAGGCCCAGCTGACGCCCGGGCGGAATTCGGACTGCACGAAGCGGAACGGGCCGGAACCGACGACCTCCTCCAGAACCTTGTCCGGCGCGAGCGTGGCAATGCGTTTCGGCATGACAAAAAGCGGGATGGAGCTCGGCCGGGCGAAAGCTTCCAGCATCGGCCCGAACGGTTCCTTCAGGTCGATGCGGAAGGTCTTGCCGTCGACCGCCCGCATGGCCGTGATCGCGGCGGCAAGGCGCAGGCCGACCACGTCCTTCTTGGCCCAGCGCGCGATCGAGGCGACGCAGTCCTCCGCGGTGACCTCCTGCCCGTCGTGGAAGGGGAGGCCATCGCGCAGCACGAAGGTCCACGACAGCTTGTCCGCGCTGACCGACCATTCCCTGACCATTTGCGGCTGCGGCCGGTAGCGCGCATCCACCGCGAACAGCGTGTCATAGACCATGAAGGCGTGGTTGCGGGTGATGTAGGCGTTGGTCACGACCGGGTCGAGCACACGCAGTGCGGCATGCGGCGCCAGCCGCAGCGTCTTCTTTCCCTGGGCGCGCGCCGGGCTCATGGCGGCGAAAAGGGCTCCGGCCGACAGGGCCAGGGCATCGCGTCGATGGATCAGCATGGGCTCCGTTCCCCTTGTCTCGGGCGGGCTTGGCGCCCGCTTCGTCGGTGATGCGTCGTCGGCTCAGTAGCTGCGGCCCCGGCGGGGGTCCGGCCAGAACGAGGTGCCCGCGCGCGCCGCACCGCCGCCCATTCCCATCGGCACGCCGTCGGCGCGCCAGCACGCGGCACCCTCCATCGCACCGTCGGCGCCGAAGCCGATGATCGCCATGCCGCCGGCGACGTGATCGACCGGCGCGATGCGATGGCCGAGCGCGGCAAGCTTCGCGCGCACGGCCTCCGGCACGCCGAGCTCGATCTCGGCCTCCTGGCCCCAGGTGAAGACGCGTGGCGCTTCCGCCGTCTCCTGCGGGCTCATGCCGTGGTCGACGAGATTGAGCACGGCCTGCATGGCGGAGGCCGGGATGCGGTGCGCGCCGGGCAGCCCGAGCGCGAACAGCGGCCGGCCGTCGCGCTTGCCGATCAGCGCCGTGATGCCGCTCGTGATGCGCTTGCCGGGCTCCAGCGACAGCGCCTTTCCGGGATGCGGATCGAACAGATACATGTAGTTGTTCGGGATGATGCCGGTTCCCGGGATCATGATGCGCGCGCCGAACAGGCTGTTGATCGTCTGCGTCGAGGTGACGATGTTGCCCTCGGCATCGGCGAGCGTGACATGCGTGGTATTGGCCGACTCGTTCGACAGGATGCGGGCATCGAAGGTTCCGGCCCGGCCGGGGTCGATCTCCGTGCGCCGCAACGCCGCATAATCCTTGGAGATCAGCCTATCGGTCGGAACGTCGACGAAATCGGGATCGGCGGTGACCGCGCGCCGGTCGGCGGCCGCGATCTTCAGCGCCTCCAGCACGAGATGCAGCGTCTCGGCCGTGCCGAAGCCGAGCTGCCGCACGTCATAGGCTTCCAGCAGGTTCAGGATCTGCAGCGTCTGCACGCCGCCCGAGCATGGCGGCGGCGGCCCGACGATCTCGACGCCGCGATAGAGGCCGCGGACCGGCTCGCGCTGGATCGTCCGATAGGCGGCGAGGTCCTCGAACCGGAGGAACGAGCCGGCCTGTTCGAGATGGGCGGCGATGCGCCTGCCGAGCGCGCCGCCATAGACCGCAGCGGGCCCTTCCGCCGCGATCTGCCGGAGCGTTCCGGCATAGTCGCGTTGAACCAGCAGGTCGCCCGCCTGCAGCGGCTTGCCGCCCGGCAGGAAGACGGCCGCGATCTCCGGGTCGAGGGCGAGATCGGGCGCGATCTCGTTGATGCAGGTGGCAAGATAGGGCGACAGCCGGAAGCCGCGCTCGGCGTGGCGGATCGCCGGCGCGATCAGATCGGGCAGCGGCAGGCGGCCGAACCGCTCGGCCGCCTCGCACCAGGCCTTGAGCGTGCCCGGCACGGCGACGGCCTTCGGTCCGACGCGGTTGGCGCGGCCCCTCGCCTCCATATAGTCGGGCCATGCGTCCGAAATCGGCGTGAAGCTGTCCGGGCGCGCCGCCGCCGGCGCCGTCGACAGGCCGTCGAGCACGATCTCGCGGCCATCCGCGAGGCGGATCAGGGCGACGCCACCGCCGAGAATGCCGACCATCATCGGCTCGACCACGGTCAGCGTGAACAGGGCCGACACCGCGGCATCGATGGCATTGCCGCCGGCCGCCAGCATTTCGACGGCCGCGGCGGATGCCAGCGGATGGTTGGTCACGGCCATGCCACGATGCGACGCGACGGCCGTCTTTTCACAAATGAAGGGGCTTCCCGCCCGATCGCGCCAATCCATAGCCACGAACCCGCTGTCGATGATCAGCGATTATTCGGCCGGACTTTCAAATCGGTCCAATACGTGGCTGGCGGATTTTTGATAATTTGAGCTTATTGATTGGCCGGCTGCGCGCTCTTGCGCGCATGGGCAGCGAAGGCGCGCGCCACCGGCGAGGGCTCGTTGCGCCGATAGCCCACGGCAAGCTCGGCCAGCACCGGCTCGCCGGCAATGGCGCGGTAGCGCAGCCCCGGAACCTGGATGCTCCTCAGCGACTGCGGCACCAGCGCGACGCCGAGACCGACCGCGACCATGCTGGCTATGGTGACGAAGTCGCGCCCCTGCGGACCGAGGCGCGGGAAGAAGCCGGCGGCCCGGCAGGCCGCGGTCGTATGGGCGTGAAAGCTGACGCCCGCCGGGTGGCGCGGCGTGATGAAGATGTCGCCGTTGAGGGCCGAAAGCGGCACCGCATCCTCTCCCGCCAGCGGGTGGTTCCCCGGCAGCGCAAGCATGATCTCCTCGAACAGGACCGGCGTCGAGGCGATGCCGAGCGGCAGCGGCACGGGCGGGCGGATGAAACCGATATCGAGCTTGCCCTGGTCGAGCTGATCGAGCTGCTGCGCCATCTCCATTTCCGCAATGTCGAGCTCGACCTCCGGATAGGCCTTGCGGAATTCCCCGATCATGGTGGTCAGCACGCCGGTATAGGCGGCCGAGCCGACATAGCCGATGGCGATGCGCCCGAGCTCGCCCCGTCCGGCCCGGCGCGTCACCAGAAGCGCCGTCTCGGTCTGCTGCAGCGCCTTGCGCGCCTCCTCGGCGAAGAGCTCGCCGGCCAGCGTCAGCTTCACCGAGCGGCGCGTGCGGTCGAACAAGGGTGTTCCGACGATCGCCTCCAGGTTCTTGATCTGCTGGCTCAGGCCCGGCTGAGCGATGCGCAGCCGCTCCGCCGCCCGGCCGTAGTTCAGCTCGTCGGCGGTCGCGAGAAAGTAACGCAGATGCCTGAGCTCGAGCATTGCGCTGCTGGGACGCCGGCCCGCCGCCATCGGTCATGCCTTTCGCTAAGAAGTCCGAATTCTTGAAAACGCGCGGGCGGGATATTGGACCGATGGAAGACCGCTCAGCAATATCGTCGGATCGATCAGTGCCCTGCATCATCAGGCAAGGTGTGCATGAACCCTTCTTCCGCGGCTGCGCGGCCCTTCCCACGGCGCATCGGCGCGTCGTCCCCTCGCCTGCAGCGACAGCAGGCTTGCGGCGGCCGCGGCCCCGTCATGATGGCTCAGCAGGCTCGGCATAATAGGGGGCGGCGGCCGGTCCGAGCCTGTCATTTCCCCAGCGAAGCGAGCGAATTGCCATGAGCGGTCCCCTGGCCGGCATCCGCGTCCTCGACATGACCTCCGTGCTCATGGGTCCCTACGCGACCTCGATCCTCGGCGACATGGGCGCCGACGTCGTCAAGCTCGAATCGCCCGAGGGCGATCTCATCCGCCAGGTCGGACCGAGCCGCGGTGGCACGATGGGCGGCATGTTCATGCACGCCAACCGGTCCAAGCGCAGCATCGCGGTCGACCTGAAGCAGGCGGCGGGCCGGGACGTCGCGCTCGCGCTGGCGCGGACCGCCGACGTCGTCGTCTACAATATCAGGCCGCAGGCAATGGAACGGCTGGGCCTCGGCTACGAGGCCGTAGCGGCGGCCCGGGCCGACATCATCTATGTCGGCACGTTCGGCTTCGGCCAGGACGGTCCCTATGCCGCCAAGCCGGCCTATGACGATCTCGTCCAGGGCCTCTGCGCCGTGCCGGCGCTGATCGCCGACGCCGGCGACGGCACGCCGCGCTACGCGCCGATCAACATTGCCGACCGCGTCGTCGGCCTGCATGCGCTGGCGGCGATCCTAGCCGCCCTGCGCCACCGCGACCGGACCGGCGAGGGCCAGCGCATCGACATTCCGATGTTCGAGACGATGGCGAGCTTCGTCCTCGGCGATCATCTCGGCGGCCTGTCCTACGACCCACCCCTGGACGGCGGCGGATATGCGCGCCTGCTCGCCCCGGACCGCCGGCCGTTCCGGACCGCGGACGGCTATCTCTGCGCGGTCATCTATACCGATCGCCACTGGCAGCGCTTCATCGAGATCGCCGGGCGTGCGGACTGGCGCGGCGATCCGCGCTTTGCCAGCCATGCCAGCCGCACGCGCCATATGGCCGAGATCATGACGGCGGTCGCCGCGATCTTCGCCGGCCGCCCGACGGCTGATTGGGAACGCCTGCTCAGCGAAGCCGACATTCCGCATGCCCGCATGCACACGCTGGAATCGCTGCTCGACGATCCGCATCTCGCGGAGGTCGGCTTCTTCCCGGTGTCGGAGCACGCCTCGGAGGGGCGCGTCCGCACC
This portion of the bacterium YEK0313 genome encodes:
- the gsiD_12 gene encoding Glutathione transport system permease protein GsiD, yielding MSVTERTLSRARRSPLVEALLANRVALFSGVLLIAIVLSAVFAAPITGDDALLIRPRQRLRPPGADFWFGTDALGRDVFALVLHGGRISLLVGLLAALAGAAIGTVVGLLTGYLRWLDPIVMRIMDGIMAIPGILFAVALVSLVGPSLVTIVAAITFAEIPRVTRLVRSVVLSVREEAYVRAAEGLGIPPLRVLVRHILPSCIAPLIVQTTYMFAAAILSEAVLGFLGVGFPPDLPSWGNVLAEGRAVFQRAPWTIIAPGLFLAVTVMAVNLLGDGLRDRLDPRLSRAAKVSS
- the dppB_7 gene encoding Dipeptide transport system permease protein DppB, giving the protein MLRLIALRIAMAVPVMLVVATIVFLLLRLSPGDPALVIAGETAGPEALARIRTDMGLDRPLAVQYLAWLSEIARGHLGMSILSKIPVLSLIFDRLEPTLVLAASAILITVLVAVPLGAIAAWRHNSWVDRAVMMLSVVGFSVPAFVIGYILILLLAVKADIFPVQGYVSPFEDPLAALRHLALPSLTLALVFMALIARVTRSSLLEVLGEDFVRTARAKGNIERRVLWRHALPNAAVPIITVIGLGIALLISGVVVTESVFNIPGVGRLTIDAILARDYPVVQGLMLFFALIYVGVNLMIDIAYVIVDPRIRY
- the gsiB_16 gene encoding Glutathione-binding protein GsiB precursor, whose protein sequence is MLIHRRDALALSAGALFAAMSPARAQGKKTLRLAPHAALRVLDPVVTNAYITRNHAFMVYDTLFAVDARYRPQPQMVREWSVSADKLSWTFVLRDGLPFHDGQEVTAEDCVASIARWAKKDVVGLRLAAAITAMRAVDGKTFRIDLKEPFGPMLEAFARPSSIPLFVMPKRIATLAPDKVLEEVVGSGPFRFVQSEFRPGVSWAYERFEKYVPRAEPPDGLAGGKQVKVDRVEVVWFPSKQTAINALAKGEIDLLENLNADQRSLLQGNRDVVIRRRPGPNASTIRFNWAQPPFNNVKVRQAVQAVVTQQDYMDASIGDPESYQICPAFFGCGTPLETAVGFPDTGKPNIAKAKALLQEAGYKGERIVIITPGDIASFAPLAPLTQQLLRQIGMPADIQTMEWSAFLARRAKTDPVAEGGWNLAHAVFDRIDLISPLGNLNFDARGRGAYTGFVDDPETEALKDRYQRETDPERQKAIVEAMQKRAYELVFYIPLGTYFDYEAFRSNVSGYVPSPVMVTWGVDKV
- the acyI_2 gene encoding Acylase ACY 1; translation: MAVTNHPLASAAAVEMLAAGGNAIDAAVSALFTLTVVEPMMVGILGGGVALIRLADGREIVLDGLSTAPAAARPDSFTPISDAWPDYMEARGRANRVGPKAVAVPGTLKAWCEAAERFGRLPLPDLIAPAIRHAERGFRLSPYLATCINEIAPDLALDPEIAAVFLPGGKPLQAGDLLVQRDYAGTLRQIAAEGPAAVYGGALGRRIAAHLEQAGSFLRFEDLAAYRTIQREPVRGLYRGVEIVGPPPPCSGGVQTLQILNLLEAYDVRQLGFGTAETLHLVLEALKIAAADRRAVTADPDFVDVPTDRLISKDYAALRRTEIDPGRAGTFDARILSNESANTTHVTLADAEGNIVTSTQTINSLFGARIMIPGTGIIPNNYMYLFDPHPGKALSLEPGKRITSGITALIGKRDGRPLFALGLPGAHRIPASAMQAVLNLVDHGMSPQETAEAPRVFTWGQEAEIELGVPEAVRAKLAALGHRIAPVDHVAGGMAIIGFGADGAMEGAACWRADGVPMGMGGGAARAGTSFWPDPRRGRSY
- the hcaR_4 gene encoding Hca operon transcriptional activator encodes the protein MAAGRRPSSAMLELRHLRYFLATADELNYGRAAERLRIAQPGLSQQIKNLEAIVGTPLFDRTRRSVKLTLAGELFAEEARKALQQTETALLVTRRAGRGELGRIAIGYVGSAAYTGVLTTMIGEFRKAYPEVELDIAEMEMAQQLDQLDQGKLDIGFIRPPVPLPLGIASTPVLFEEIMLALPGNHPLAGEDAVPLSALNGDIFITPRHPAGVSFHAHTTAACRAAGFFPRLGPQGRDFVTIASMVAVGLGVALVPQSLRSIQVPGLRYRAIAGEPVLAELAVGYRRNEPSPVARAFAAHARKSAQPANQ
- the frc_7 gene encoding Formyl-coenzyme A transferase, with the protein product MSGPLAGIRVLDMTSVLMGPYATSILGDMGADVVKLESPEGDLIRQVGPSRGGTMGGMFMHANRSKRSIAVDLKQAAGRDVALALARTADVVVYNIRPQAMERLGLGYEAVAAARADIIYVGTFGFGQDGPYAAKPAYDDLVQGLCAVPALIADAGDGTPRYAPINIADRVVGLHALAAILAALRHRDRTGEGQRIDIPMFETMASFVLGDHLGGLSYDPPLDGGGYARLLAPDRRPFRTADGYLCAVIYTDRHWQRFIEIAGRADWRGDPRFASHASRTRHMAEIMTAVAAIFAGRPTADWERLLSEADIPHARMHTLESLLDDPHLAEVGFFPVSEHASEGRVRTMRVASRWSASQPAPERAAPRFGEHSRDVLREAGYAEETIEQLIAAGIVAGLEPQT